In one Streptomyces venezuelae genomic region, the following are encoded:
- a CDS encoding MarP family serine protease, which translates to MNMLDVLLLLAAVWFAVVGYRQGFVVGILSVIGFLGGGLVAVYLLPIVWDALNDDDAATVSTTAAVIAVVIVIVCASIGQAFTTHLGNKLRRYITWQPARALDATGGALVNVVAMLLVAWLIGSLLAGATLPTLGKEVRNSKVLLGVDRALPGQADTWFTDFSSVLARNGFPQVFSPFSDEPITEVKPPDPKLAKSAVATKAKRSIVKVRGEARSCGKVLEGTGFVFANRRVMTNAHVVGGVDDPTVQIGDQGQIYDAKVVLYDWERDIAVLDVPTLQAPALQFTSKDAASGVGAIVAGFPEDGPYDVRPARVRGRITAKGPDIYHRGTVRRDVYSLYATVRQGNSGGPLLTPEGKVYGVVFAKSLDDPDTGYALTADEVREDIEKGRTANQEVDSEGCAL; encoded by the coding sequence GTGAACATGCTGGACGTCCTGCTGCTGCTCGCCGCCGTGTGGTTCGCGGTCGTGGGGTACCGCCAGGGCTTCGTGGTCGGCATCCTCTCGGTGATCGGCTTCCTGGGCGGCGGCCTCGTCGCCGTCTACCTCCTGCCGATCGTCTGGGACGCGCTGAACGACGACGACGCGGCCACGGTGAGTACGACGGCGGCGGTGATCGCCGTCGTCATCGTGATCGTCTGTGCCTCGATCGGACAGGCCTTCACCACGCACCTCGGCAACAAGCTCCGCAGATACATCACCTGGCAGCCGGCCCGCGCCCTGGACGCGACGGGCGGCGCCCTGGTGAACGTGGTGGCGATGCTCCTCGTCGCCTGGCTGATCGGCTCGCTCCTCGCGGGCGCGACGCTGCCGACGCTCGGCAAGGAGGTCCGCAACTCCAAGGTGCTGCTCGGCGTCGACCGTGCCCTGCCGGGACAGGCCGACACCTGGTTCACGGACTTCTCCTCGGTCCTCGCGCGCAACGGCTTCCCGCAGGTCTTCAGTCCGTTCTCGGACGAGCCCATCACGGAGGTGAAGCCTCCGGACCCCAAGCTCGCCAAGAGCGCGGTCGCCACGAAGGCGAAGCGCTCCATCGTGAAGGTCCGGGGCGAGGCCCGCAGTTGCGGCAAGGTCCTCGAAGGCACCGGCTTCGTCTTCGCGAACCGCCGCGTGATGACGAACGCGCACGTGGTCGGCGGCGTGGACGACCCGACGGTCCAGATAGGCGACCAGGGCCAGATCTACGACGCGAAGGTCGTCCTCTACGACTGGGAGCGCGACATCGCCGTACTGGACGTGCCCACGCTCCAGGCGCCCGCCCTGCAGTTCACGTCCAAGGACGCGGCGAGCGGCGTGGGTGCCATCGTCGCGGGCTTCCCCGAGGACGGGCCCTACGACGTGCGCCCCGCGCGCGTGCGCGGTCGCATCACGGCCAAGGGCCCGGACATCTACCACCGGGGCACCGTGCGCCGTGATGTGTACTCGCTCTACGCGACCGTCCGCCAGGGCAACTCCGGCGGCCCGCTGCTCACGCCCGAAGGCAAGGTCTACGGCGTGGTCTTCGCGAAGTCCCTCGACGACCCGGACACCGGCTATGCGCTGACGGCGGACGAGGTGCGCGAGGACATCGAGAAGGGCCGCACCGCCAACCAAGAGGTCGACAGCGAGGGCTGCGCGCTCTAG
- a CDS encoding NUDIX hydrolase, translating to MTRSTTQSTHGGRQPHEELLSTAGLPSWLDPVVHAAQTVQPLQLSRFLPPESGAGRQSAVLILFGEGEKGPEILLMERAGSLRSHAGQPSFPGGALDPEDGDPQGEGPLRAALREAEEETGLDPRGVQLFAELPRLFIPVSDFVVTPVLGWWRTPTPVGVVDPNETARVFTVPVADLTDPANRATAVHPSGHHGPAFLVESALVWGFTAGVIDRILHFAGWERPWDRSRQVPLDWRA from the coding sequence ATGACCCGATCGACGACCCAATCGACCCACGGGGGCCGGCAGCCCCACGAGGAGTTGCTCAGCACCGCGGGGCTGCCCTCCTGGCTCGACCCGGTCGTCCACGCCGCGCAGACCGTCCAGCCGCTCCAGCTGAGCCGTTTCCTGCCTCCGGAGAGCGGCGCCGGACGCCAGTCCGCCGTACTGATCCTCTTCGGAGAGGGCGAAAAGGGCCCGGAGATACTCCTGATGGAGCGCGCGGGCTCCCTCCGTTCGCACGCGGGCCAGCCCTCGTTCCCCGGCGGCGCCCTCGACCCCGAGGACGGCGACCCCCAGGGCGAGGGACCCCTGCGTGCCGCGCTGCGCGAGGCCGAGGAGGAGACGGGCCTCGACCCCCGGGGCGTCCAGCTCTTCGCCGAGCTGCCGCGCCTGTTCATCCCCGTCAGCGACTTCGTCGTGACCCCCGTCCTCGGCTGGTGGCGCACCCCGACGCCGGTCGGCGTCGTCGATCCCAACGAGACAGCCCGGGTCTTCACGGTTCCCGTGGCAGATCTCACGGACCCGGCGAACCGGGCGACGGCGGTCCACCCCAGCGGTCACCACGGCCCCGCCTTCCTCGTCGAGTCCGCTCTGGTCTGGGGATTCACCGCCGGCGTGATCGATAGAATCCTGCACTTCGCGGGCTGGGAGCGACCCTGGGACCGCAGCAGGCAGGTCCCGCTCGACTGGCGCGCATGA
- the nth gene encoding endonuclease III, which produces MSTKKTTKTTAKTAATKTTTATTPPAKSAAKKTAAPAKKAAAAKKATAPAKKVAAAKKAPAAKKATAAAANKAPAAKKPPESHAALVRRARRINRELADVYSYAHPELDFENPFELLVATVLSAQTTDLRVNQTTPRLFAKYPTPEDLAAAVPEEVEELIRPTGFFRAKTKSIMGLAKALRDDFGGEVPGRIDDLVKLPGVGRKTAFVVLGNAFGVPGITVDTHFGRLVRRWKWTEETDPVKVETAVAALFPKSEWTMLSHRVIFHGRRICHSRKPACGACPIAPLCPSYGEGETDPEKAKKLLKYEMGGFPGQRLKPPPDYPGKPAPPLAAG; this is translated from the coding sequence GTGAGCACGAAGAAGACGACGAAAACGACGGCGAAGACGGCGGCGACGAAGACGACGACGGCGACGACGCCACCCGCGAAGTCAGCCGCCAAGAAGACCGCCGCCCCGGCCAAGAAGGCCGCAGCAGCCAAGAAGGCCACCGCCCCGGCCAAGAAGGTCGCAGCAGCCAAGAAGGCCCCCGCGGCCAAGAAGGCCACCGCAGCCGCAGCCAACAAAGCCCCCGCAGCCAAAAAGCCCCCGGAGTCCCACGCCGCCCTCGTCCGCCGCGCCCGGCGGATCAACCGGGAGCTCGCGGACGTCTACTCGTACGCGCACCCGGAGCTGGACTTCGAGAACCCCTTCGAGCTCCTGGTCGCCACGGTCCTCTCCGCCCAGACCACCGACCTGCGCGTGAACCAGACGACCCCGCGCCTCTTCGCCAAGTACCCGACTCCGGAGGACCTGGCCGCGGCCGTCCCCGAGGAAGTCGAGGAGCTGATCAGGCCGACCGGCTTCTTCCGCGCCAAGACCAAGTCGATCATGGGCCTGGCGAAGGCGCTCCGGGACGACTTCGGCGGCGAGGTACCCGGCCGCATAGACGATCTCGTGAAGCTGCCGGGCGTGGGCCGCAAGACCGCGTTCGTCGTGCTGGGCAACGCGTTCGGCGTCCCCGGCATCACCGTGGACACCCACTTCGGCCGTCTGGTGCGACGCTGGAAGTGGACCGAGGAGACCGACCCGGTAAAGGTCGAGACCGCGGTCGCCGCGCTCTTCCCGAAGAGCGAGTGGACGATGCTCTCGCACCGCGTGATCTTCCACGGCCGCCGCATCTGCCACTCCCGCAAGCCCGCCTGCGGCGCCTGCCCGATCGCCCCGCTCTGCCCGTCGTACGGGGAGGGGGAGACCGACCCGGAGAAGGCGAAGAAGCTGCTGAAGTACGAGATGGGCGGCTTCCCGGGCCAGCGGCTCAAGCCGCCGCCGGACTACCCCGGCAAGCCGGCGCCCCCGCTCGCCGCGGGATGA
- a CDS encoding Crp/Fnr family transcriptional regulator: MDDVLRRAPLFAALDDEQAAELRASMSEVTLARGDALFHEGDPGDRLYVVTEGKVKLHRTSPDGRENMLAVLGPGELIGELSLFDPGPRTATASALTEVKLLGLGHGDLQPWLNARPEVAAALLRAVARRLRKTNDQMSDLVFSDVPGRVARALLDLSRRFGVQSEEGIHVVHDLTQEELAQLVGASRETVNKALADFAGRGWLRLEARAVILLDVERLAKRSR; the protein is encoded by the coding sequence GTGGACGACGTTCTGCGGCGCGCCCCGCTCTTCGCGGCGCTCGATGACGAGCAGGCCGCGGAGCTCCGCGCCTCCATGAGTGAGGTGACGCTCGCGCGCGGGGATGCTCTTTTCCATGAGGGTGACCCCGGAGACCGCCTTTACGTGGTCACCGAGGGCAAGGTGAAGCTCCACCGCACCTCGCCCGACGGGCGCGAGAACATGCTCGCGGTGCTCGGCCCCGGCGAGCTCATCGGCGAGCTCTCGCTCTTCGACCCGGGCCCGCGGACCGCCACGGCCTCCGCGCTCACCGAGGTGAAGCTGCTCGGCCTGGGCCACGGTGACCTCCAGCCGTGGCTGAACGCCCGGCCCGAGGTGGCCGCGGCGCTGCTGCGCGCCGTCGCCCGGCGCCTGCGCAAGACCAACGACCAGATGTCCGACCTGGTCTTCTCCGACGTGCCCGGGCGTGTGGCCCGCGCGCTGCTCGACCTGTCGCGCCGCTTCGGCGTGCAGTCCGAGGAGGGCATCCACGTCGTGCACGACCTCACGCAGGAAGAGCTGGCCCAGCTGGTCGGCGCCTCCCGCGAGACGGTCAACAAGGCGCTCGCGGACTTCGCGGGCCGCGGCTGGCTGCGGCTCGAGGCCCGCGCCGTGATCCTGCTGGACGTGGAGCGGCTGGCCAAGCGGTCGCGCTGA
- a CDS encoding MBL fold metallo-hydrolase has product MTDAAALPGQPRGGVLSGPATARAVNVLAPNPSAMTLDGTNTWIVSEPDSPLAVVIDPGPQDDAHLSRVVETAEKMGKRVALTLLTHGHPDHAEGAARFAELTRTPVRALDPALRLGDEGLAPGDVITTGGLEMRVVATPGHTADSLCFHLPADQAVLTGDTILGRGTTVVAHPDGRLGDYLDSLRRLRSLTVDDGVHTVLPGHGPVLEDAQGAVEFYLAHRATRLAQVETAVENGHSEASDVVAHVYADVDRSLWPAAELSVRAQLDYLREHGLI; this is encoded by the coding sequence ATGACCGATGCCGCCGCCCTCCCCGGGCAGCCCCGCGGCGGGGTCCTCAGCGGCCCCGCCACCGCCCGCGCGGTCAACGTTCTCGCGCCCAACCCCTCCGCGATGACCCTGGACGGCACGAACACCTGGATCGTGTCCGAGCCGGACTCACCGCTCGCCGTGGTCATCGACCCGGGCCCCCAGGACGACGCCCACCTGAGCCGCGTCGTCGAGACGGCCGAGAAGATGGGCAAGCGCGTCGCCCTGACCCTGCTCACCCACGGCCACCCCGACCACGCCGAGGGAGCCGCCCGCTTCGCCGAGCTGACCCGTACCCCTGTACGGGCCCTGGACCCCGCCCTGCGCCTCGGCGACGAGGGCCTGGCACCCGGCGACGTCATCACCACGGGAGGCCTGGAGATGCGCGTCGTCGCGACCCCGGGCCACACCGCGGACTCGCTCTGCTTCCACCTGCCCGCGGATCAGGCGGTCCTGACGGGCGACACGATCCTCGGCCGGGGCACCACGGTCGTGGCGCACCCCGACGGCCGCCTCGGCGACTACCTGGACTCCCTGCGGCGGCTGCGCTCCCTGACGGTCGACGACGGCGTCCACACGGTCCTGCCGGGCCACGGGCCGGTCCTGGAGGACGCACAGGGGGCCGTCGAGTTCTATCTGGCCCACCGCGCCACGCGGCTCGCCCAGGTGGAGACGGCGGTGGAGAACGGTCACTCGGAGGCCTCCGACGTCGTCGCGCACGTGTACGCCGACGTGGACCGCTCCCTGTGGCCGGCGGCGGAGCTCTCGGTCAGGGCGCAGCTGGACTACCTGCGGGAGCACGGGCTGATCTGA
- a CDS encoding NUDIX hydrolase: protein MANGQWYPPEWPDRIRALASGELTPATPRRAATVMLLRDGRDEAGNGAPEVHMLRRRASMAFAGGAYAYPGGGVDPRDDDQLVRWAGPTRASWADRLGVDDEAQAIVCAAVRETYEEAGVLLAGRTPDTVVGDTTGDDWESDREALVARELSFAQFLDHRNLYLRSDLLAAWARWITPEFEPRRYDTFFFVAALPEGQRTRNASTEADRTVWIRPSEAAARYDDGELLMMPPTIATLRSLSAHPTPRAALAAAPGQDMTPVLAQARLENDTLVLSWPGHDEFTKRVGAGGER, encoded by the coding sequence ATGGCAAATGGGCAGTGGTACCCCCCGGAGTGGCCCGACCGCATCCGCGCCCTCGCGAGCGGTGAGCTGACGCCGGCGACCCCACGCCGCGCCGCGACCGTCATGCTGCTCAGGGACGGGCGCGACGAGGCGGGGAACGGCGCGCCGGAAGTACACATGCTGCGCAGACGCGCCTCCATGGCCTTCGCCGGAGGCGCGTACGCGTACCCCGGCGGCGGCGTCGACCCGCGCGACGACGACCAGCTGGTGCGCTGGGCGGGGCCCACGCGCGCGTCGTGGGCGGACCGCCTCGGTGTCGACGACGAGGCCCAGGCGATCGTCTGTGCCGCGGTCCGCGAGACGTACGAGGAAGCGGGCGTCCTGCTCGCCGGACGGACGCCGGACACGGTCGTCGGCGACACCACGGGCGACGACTGGGAGTCCGACCGCGAGGCCCTGGTGGCCCGCGAACTCTCCTTCGCGCAGTTCCTGGACCACCGGAACCTGTACCTGCGCAGTGACCTGCTCGCCGCGTGGGCGCGCTGGATCACTCCCGAGTTCGAGCCCAGGCGCTACGACACGTTCTTCTTCGTGGCCGCGCTCCCCGAGGGGCAGCGCACGCGCAACGCCTCCACGGAGGCCGACCGCACGGTCTGGATCCGTCCCTCGGAGGCGGCCGCCCGCTACGACGACGGCGAACTCCTGATGATGCCGCCCACGATCGCGACCCTGCGGTCCCTGAGCGCCCACCCGACGCCCCGCGCGGCCCTCGCCGCCGCCCCGGGCCAGGACATGACGCCCGTCCTGGCCCAGGCCCGCCTGGAGAACGACACGCTGGTGCTCTCCTGGCCGGGGCACGACGAGTTCACCAAGCGGGTGGGGGCGGGCGGGGAGCGGTGA
- a CDS encoding RidA family protein, translating to MSGAVEARLAELGLTLPEVVPPLASYQPAVQSGVYVYTAGQLPMVEGKLAVTGKVGAEVTPEEAKDLARTCALNGLAAIKSVAGDLDRIARVVKVVGFVASATDFTGQPGVINGASELLGEVLGDKGVHARSAVGVAVLPLDAPVEVEFQVELTEA from the coding sequence ATGAGCGGCGCAGTCGAGGCGCGCCTCGCCGAGCTCGGACTGACGCTGCCGGAGGTCGTGCCGCCGCTGGCGTCGTACCAGCCGGCCGTCCAGTCCGGCGTGTACGTCTACACCGCGGGCCAGCTCCCGATGGTGGAGGGCAAGCTCGCGGTGACCGGCAAGGTCGGCGCCGAGGTGACCCCGGAGGAGGCCAAGGACCTGGCCCGCACCTGCGCGCTGAACGGCCTCGCCGCGATCAAGTCGGTCGCCGGTGACCTGGACCGCATCGCGCGCGTCGTGAAGGTCGTCGGCTTCGTCGCGTCGGCCACGGACTTCACGGGCCAGCCCGGCGTGATCAACGGCGCGAGCGAGCTCCTCGGCGAGGTCCTCGGGGACAAGGGCGTGCACGCGCGCAGCGCCGTCGGTGTCGCCGTGCTGCCGCTGGACGCTCCGGTCGAGGTCGAGTTCCAGGTGGAACTGACCGAGGCGTGA
- a CDS encoding DUF4177 domain-containing protein, producing the protein MTKWEYATVPLLVHATKQILDTWGEDGWELVQVVPGPNNPEQLVAYLKREKQA; encoded by the coding sequence ATGACCAAGTGGGAATACGCAACCGTGCCTCTGCTCGTCCACGCCACGAAGCAGATTCTGGACACCTGGGGCGAGGACGGCTGGGAGCTGGTCCAGGTCGTGCCCGGGCCGAACAACCCCGAGCAGCTCGTGGCCTACCTGAAGCGGGAGAAGCAGGCATGA
- a CDS encoding ArsA family ATPase — translation MSRLQVVSGKGGTGKTTVAAALALALATEGKRTLLVEVEGRQGIAQLFETEALPYEERKIAVAPGGGEVYALAIDPELALLDYLQMFYKLGGAGRALKKLGAIDFATTIAPGLRDVLLTGKACEAVRRKDKRGRYTYDCVVMDAPPTGRITRFLNVNDEVAGLAKIGPIHNQAQAVMRVLKSPETAVHLVSLLEEMPVQETADGIAELRAAQLPVGRVIVNMVRPALLGDASLELGLDRTPRTAIAKTLSAAGLGGARRGGGAERLVDPLLEQAAEYAERYALERDQRAQLTEFGQPLHELPLLAGGMDLAGLYELATALRKQGIS, via the coding sequence GTGAGCAGGCTCCAGGTCGTCAGTGGCAAGGGCGGTACCGGCAAGACCACGGTGGCCGCGGCCCTCGCGCTCGCCCTCGCGACGGAGGGCAAACGCACCCTCCTCGTGGAGGTCGAGGGCAGGCAGGGCATCGCGCAGCTCTTCGAAACCGAAGCGCTGCCCTATGAGGAGCGGAAGATCGCCGTCGCTCCAGGGGGCGGGGAGGTGTATGCCCTCGCCATCGACCCCGAGCTCGCGCTGCTCGACTACCTCCAGATGTTCTACAAACTGGGGGGAGCGGGACGCGCCCTGAAGAAGCTCGGGGCCATCGACTTCGCCACCACCATCGCGCCCGGACTTCGGGACGTGCTGCTGACCGGCAAGGCCTGTGAGGCCGTGCGCCGCAAGGACAAGCGCGGCCGGTACACGTACGACTGCGTCGTGATGGACGCCCCGCCGACCGGTCGCATCACGCGCTTCCTCAACGTGAACGACGAGGTCGCCGGGCTCGCGAAGATCGGGCCGATACACAATCAGGCGCAAGCCGTCATGCGGGTCCTGAAGTCCCCGGAGACGGCGGTCCACCTGGTGTCCCTGCTCGAGGAGATGCCCGTCCAGGAGACCGCGGACGGGATCGCCGAGCTGCGGGCCGCGCAGCTGCCCGTGGGCCGCGTCATCGTCAACATGGTGCGCCCGGCCCTGCTGGGCGACGCCTCCCTGGAACTGGGTCTCGACCGCACGCCCCGTACGGCCATCGCCAAGACGCTCTCCGCCGCGGGACTCGGCGGGGCGCGGCGCGGCGGGGGCGCGGAGCGGCTGGTCGACCCGCTCCTGGAACAGGCCGCGGAGTACGCCGAGCGGTATGCCCTGGAGCGCGACCAGCGCGCCCAGCTGACCGAGTTCGGCCAGCCGCTGCACGAACTGCCGCTGCTCGCGGGCGGCATGGACCTCGCGGGACTGTACGAGCTCGCCACGGCACTGCGGAAGCAGGGGATCTCATGA
- a CDS encoding ArsA family ATPase, which translates to MTRDRTTRDRTPQEPARTLAPERTLDVDALIDDPKTRIVVCCGSGGVGKTTTAAAIGLRAAERGRKVVVLTIDPARRLAQSMGIDSLDNVPRRVKAIEPVETADGSDSTGELHAMMLDMKRTFDEIVEAHTDKERAKAILNNPFYQSLSAGFAGTQEYMAMEKLGQLRSRDEWDLIVVDTPPSRSALDFLDAPKRLGSFLDGKLIRLLMAPAKVGGRAGMKFLNAGMSMMTGALGKLLGGQLLRDVQMFVTAMDSMFGGFRTRADATYRLLQAPGTAFLVVASPERDALREAAYFVERLAADDMPLAGLVLNRVHGSGAAQLSAERALAAAENLEESGIVDQEDGKVAVRNSPENDATSENPAPSDAANSTPSEDPDPSGNLAPSGDHDPSEDPDPSGGPEPSVEQLTAGLLRLHAERMQLLDREQRTRNRFTALHPEVAVAEVAALPGDVHDLAGLRAVGDRLAG; encoded by the coding sequence ATGACCAGGGACCGCACGACCAGGGACCGGACGCCCCAGGAACCGGCACGCACCCTGGCCCCCGAACGCACGCTCGACGTGGACGCGCTGATCGACGACCCGAAGACCCGCATCGTTGTCTGCTGCGGCTCCGGAGGCGTCGGCAAGACGACCACGGCCGCCGCCATCGGGCTGCGTGCGGCGGAGCGGGGCCGCAAGGTCGTCGTGCTCACGATCGACCCGGCGCGCAGGCTCGCGCAGTCCATGGGCATCGACTCGCTCGACAACGTCCCGCGTCGGGTCAAGGCCATTGAACCCGTCGAGACGGCCGACGGCTCCGACAGCACCGGCGAACTGCACGCCATGATGCTCGACATGAAGCGCACCTTCGACGAGATCGTCGAGGCGCACACGGACAAGGAGCGCGCGAAGGCGATCCTCAACAACCCCTTCTACCAGTCGCTCTCCGCGGGCTTCGCCGGCACCCAGGAGTACATGGCGATGGAGAAGCTGGGGCAGCTGCGGTCCCGCGACGAGTGGGACCTGATCGTCGTGGACACGCCGCCGTCGCGCTCCGCGCTGGACTTCCTCGACGCCCCCAAGCGCCTCGGCTCCTTCCTGGACGGGAAGCTGATCCGGCTCCTGATGGCGCCGGCGAAGGTGGGCGGCCGGGCAGGCATGAAGTTCCTGAACGCCGGCATGTCGATGATGACGGGGGCCCTCGGCAAGCTGCTCGGCGGCCAGCTCCTGCGTGACGTACAGATGTTCGTGACGGCCATGGACAGCATGTTCGGCGGTTTCCGTACGCGGGCCGATGCCACGTACCGACTGCTGCAGGCGCCCGGCACGGCGTTCCTCGTGGTCGCGTCGCCGGAGCGGGACGCGCTGCGGGAAGCGGCGTACTTCGTGGAGCGCCTGGCCGCGGACGACATGCCGCTCGCGGGTCTCGTGCTCAACCGTGTGCACGGCAGCGGCGCCGCTCAGCTGTCGGCCGAGCGGGCGCTGGCCGCCGCGGAAAATCTTGAGGAGAGCGGCATTGTGGATCAGGAGGACGGGAAGGTAGCTGTTCGTAACTCCCCCGAGAATGACGCGACTTCAGAGAATCCCGCGCCGTCCGACGCAGCGAACTCCACGCCCTCCGAGGATCCCGATCCCTCCGGGAACCTCGCCCCGTCCGGGGACCACGATCCATCCGAGGACCCCGATCCCTCCGGGGGCCCCGAACCCTCCGTCGAGCAGCTGACCGCGGGTCTGTTGCGGCTGCACGCGGAGCGCATGCAGCTGCTCGACCGTGAGCAGCGCACGCGTAACCGTTTCACCGCTCTCCACCCCGAGGTGGCGGTGGCCGAAGTGGCCGCGCTGCCCGGTGATGTGCATGACCTTGCGGGGCTCCGGGCCGTAGGGGACCGGCTTGCAGGCTGA
- a CDS encoding WhiB family transcriptional regulator: protein MGWVTDWSAQAACRTTDPDELFVQGAAQNRAKAVCTGCPVRTECLADALDNRVEFGVWGGMTERERRALLRRRPTVTSWRRLLETARSEYERGAGLLPVDLEDEETYESYAAVG, encoded by the coding sequence ATGGGCTGGGTAACCGACTGGAGTGCGCAGGCGGCCTGCCGCACTACCGATCCGGATGAACTGTTCGTTCAAGGAGCAGCGCAGAACAGGGCCAAGGCGGTGTGCACCGGATGTCCGGTGCGGACCGAGTGCCTGGCCGACGCGCTGGACAATCGCGTCGAGTTCGGCGTGTGGGGTGGCATGACGGAGCGAGAGCGCCGCGCACTGCTGCGCAGGCGTCCCACCGTCACCTCATGGCGCAGGCTCCTGGAGACTGCGCGCTCCGAGTACGAGCGCGGCGCGGGCCTGCTGCCCGTGGACTTGGAGGACGAGGAGACGTACGAGAGCTACGCGGCGGTCGGGTAG